The Pradoshia eiseniae genome contains a region encoding:
- a CDS encoding disulfide oxidoreductase, with translation MKKIINRENALFLAFAAGLIATLGSLYFSEIKGYEPCSLCWYQRILMYPFTIILAIAIIKKDYEIAIYSTVLSLIGACISTYHVLIQKVPFFTDKAASCGRIPCTGDYINWFGFITIPMLALIAFVIILVCSIYVLKTNKGESK, from the coding sequence ATGAAAAAAATAATCAATCGTGAAAATGCGTTATTTTTGGCATTCGCTGCCGGATTGATCGCAACGTTGGGCAGCTTGTATTTTTCTGAAATCAAAGGGTATGAACCTTGCTCACTTTGCTGGTATCAGCGAATACTCATGTATCCGTTCACCATCATCTTGGCCATCGCCATCATTAAGAAGGATTATGAAATCGCGATCTATTCAACTGTTCTATCATTAATAGGCGCATGCATATCCACCTACCATGTACTCATTCAGAAGGTTCCATTTTTCACGGACAAAGCAGCTTCTTGCGGACGAATTCCATGTACGGGCGACTATATCAACTGGTTTGGTTTCATAACCATCCCAATGCTTGCGCTAATAGCCTTCGTCATTATATTGGTCTGCAGCATCTACGTTTTGAAAACAAATAAAGGGGAGTCAAAATGA
- a CDS encoding inorganic phosphate transporter produces MDTLLIITVIIVVLALSFDFINGFHDTANAIATAVSTKALKPRHAILMAAIMNFVGAMTFTGVAKTITKDIVDPFTLDNGSVVIMAALISAIAWNLVTWYYGIPSSSSHAIIGSIAGAAIAAAGFGAIHFEGFMKIIFALLFSPVIAFVVGYTVYSIFKVIFKNNNLTKTNKRFRYLQIGTAALQAYSHGTNDAQKAMGIITLALIANGFVTSTDIPFWVQVSCATAMGLGTSVGGWRIIKTVGGNIMKIRPINGVAADVSSAAIIFGATFIHLPVSTTHVISSAIMGVGASHRVKGVKWTTAQRMIITWIITMPIAATLAGVIYLILNLFF; encoded by the coding sequence ATGGATACATTATTAATCATAACCGTCATAATCGTGGTCTTAGCCCTGTCCTTTGACTTCATTAACGGGTTTCATGACACAGCTAATGCCATTGCTACCGCGGTTTCAACGAAGGCTTTGAAGCCTAGACATGCTATTCTGATGGCAGCTATCATGAACTTCGTTGGAGCCATGACATTTACTGGAGTAGCGAAGACAATCACGAAGGATATTGTTGACCCGTTCACATTAGATAACGGTTCAGTCGTTATCATGGCAGCCCTTATATCAGCCATCGCATGGAACCTGGTCACATGGTATTATGGCATTCCAAGCAGTTCCTCTCATGCCATTATCGGATCCATTGCCGGTGCAGCTATTGCCGCTGCCGGTTTTGGCGCCATCCATTTCGAAGGTTTTATGAAAATCATCTTTGCGCTTCTTTTCTCGCCAGTCATTGCCTTTGTTGTCGGGTATACTGTTTACAGCATCTTCAAGGTTATTTTCAAGAATAATAACCTGACGAAGACAAATAAGCGATTCCGTTATCTGCAAATAGGGACTGCGGCCTTGCAGGCATACTCCCACGGTACGAATGATGCGCAAAAAGCAATGGGAATTATCACTCTCGCTCTTATTGCCAATGGCTTTGTTACTTCCACTGACATTCCTTTTTGGGTTCAAGTATCCTGCGCCACGGCTATGGGGCTTGGAACATCAGTAGGCGGCTGGAGAATTATTAAGACTGTTGGGGGAAATATCATGAAAATACGACCAATCAATGGGGTAGCTGCTGATGTATCTTCTGCGGCCATTATTTTCGGAGCCACCTTCATTCACCTTCCAGTCAGTACGACTCATGTTATCTCCTCTGCTATCATGGGTGTGGGTGCTTCACACCGTGTCAAAGGAGTTAAATGGACTACGGCACAGCGTATGATTATTACATGGATTATTACCATGCCAATTGCTGCAACGCTTGCTGGAGTTATTTACTTGATTTTGAATTTATTCTTTTAA
- a CDS encoding DUF47 domain-containing protein yields MVFKSKKDKFAVMLLNISSNLKEASDYFADYKLKNISDLKIFADTMKQYETTGDEHIHEVIKELNNAFITPIEREDILMLAMTMDDVLDGLEHCSALFEMYSIVNANEYMLKFVDEIRNAAHEIDRAVDLLTVKKLNDIRPIAIKIKEHESDCDTLHRQSVKHLFSVEKDPIRIIQYKEIYENLEEIADYCQSVANTLETIVMKNA; encoded by the coding sequence ATGGTATTCAAATCAAAAAAGGATAAATTTGCAGTCATGCTGCTAAATATCTCTTCAAACTTAAAGGAAGCTTCCGATTACTTTGCCGATTATAAATTAAAAAACATTAGTGATTTGAAAATCTTCGCGGATACTATGAAGCAATATGAAACCACAGGTGATGAGCATATTCATGAGGTGATCAAGGAATTAAACAATGCTTTCATCACACCAATCGAGCGTGAGGATATCTTAATGCTTGCCATGACTATGGATGATGTTCTTGATGGGTTAGAGCACTGTTCCGCTCTATTTGAGATGTACTCCATCGTTAACGCAAATGAATATATGCTCAAATTTGTTGATGAGATACGTAACGCAGCCCATGAAATCGATCGTGCGGTTGATTTATTGACAGTGAAGAAATTAAACGACATCAGACCAATTGCCATCAAGATTAAAGAGCATGAATCTGATTGCGATACTTTACATCGTCAGTCTGTCAAACACTTGTTCAGCGTCGAGAAAGACCCAATCCGTATCATCCAATATAAAGAGATATACGAAAACCTTGAAGAAATCGCTGATTACTGCCAATCCGTAGCGAACACACTAGAAACAATCGTCATGAAAAACGCTTAA
- a CDS encoding aldo/keto reductase yields MKTIKTRVRLNNRVEMPQFGLGVYKAENGMEVTNAVEAAIQAGYTLIDTASFYQNESGVGAGVKNSGINREDIFITSKVWNTDQGYESTLNAFQKTLKELDVEYLDLYLIHWPVEGRFLDTWRAFEKLYEEGYIKAAGVSNFQIHHLEKLLANSSLVPAVNQVELHPRLTQIELRNYCSEKKIQVESWSPLGRGNLLKEPTIEYVAKKYGKTPAQVIIRWHLQNELVVIPKSVTPERIVENANVFDFVLSQEDMNVLNQLNMNERFGQHPDHFKF; encoded by the coding sequence ATGAAGACAATTAAGACAAGGGTACGATTGAATAATCGCGTCGAAATGCCCCAATTTGGTTTAGGTGTATATAAAGCGGAAAACGGAATGGAAGTAACAAATGCAGTAGAAGCAGCCATTCAAGCCGGATATACCCTCATTGATACAGCATCCTTTTATCAAAATGAATCAGGGGTAGGAGCAGGGGTGAAAAATTCCGGCATAAATAGAGAGGATATCTTCATCACCTCAAAAGTATGGAATACAGACCAAGGGTATGAATCGACCTTAAATGCTTTTCAAAAAACATTGAAGGAACTTGACGTAGAATATTTGGATTTATATTTAATTCACTGGCCGGTAGAAGGCCGTTTTCTGGATACATGGAGAGCATTTGAGAAATTATATGAAGAAGGATACATCAAAGCAGCCGGTGTGAGCAATTTCCAAATTCATCACTTGGAGAAGCTGCTTGCGAACAGCTCTCTAGTTCCTGCGGTGAATCAAGTAGAGCTCCATCCTCGGTTGACGCAAATAGAGCTGAGAAACTATTGTTCTGAAAAGAAAATTCAAGTGGAATCTTGGTCACCGCTTGGACGGGGGAACTTGCTTAAAGAGCCCACCATTGAGTATGTAGCTAAGAAGTATGGGAAGACACCAGCACAGGTGATTATCAGATGGCATTTGCAAAATGAGCTGGTCGTCATTCCTAAATCGGTCACTCCTGAACGAATCGTAGAGAATGCCAATGTATTTGATTTTGTATTAAGTCAGGAAGATATGAATGTATTGAATCAACTAAATATGAATGAACGATTTGGCCAGCATCCGGACCATTTTAAATTTTAA
- a CDS encoding GlsB/YeaQ/YmgE family stress response membrane protein, translating into MEFIISLIVGGLLGWVASLIIGRDVPGGIIGNIIAGVVGSWLGTAIFGDMGPAIAGYAIIPALIGAIILIFIVSMIMKAVRGTA; encoded by the coding sequence ATGGAATTTATTATTTCTTTAATCGTAGGTGGACTATTAGGTTGGGTAGCAAGTTTGATCATTGGACGTGACGTACCAGGCGGAATTATTGGTAATATCATCGCAGGTGTAGTTGGTTCTTGGTTAGGTACAGCAATCTTTGGTGATATGGGGCCAGCAATTGCAGGGTATGCGATTATCCCAGCCCTAATTGGTGCGATTATCTTGATTTTCATCGTCAGCATGATTATGAAAGCTGTTAGAGGAACTGCCTAA
- the ald gene encoding alanine dehydrogenase, with protein MRIGIPKEIKNNENRVAITPAGVLTFINAGHEVMIESSAGVGSGFSDADYEAAGAVITNAQEVWTKAEMVMKVKEPIQEEYQYFRPGLILFTYLHLAAEPALTKALVDNQVFSIAYETVKSGNKLPLLTPMSEVAGRMAAQIGAHFLEKPEGGKGILLSGVPGVKRGKVTIIGGGVVGVNAAKIAIGLGADVTIIDLNPERLREIDDIFGNQVSTLISNSLNIANAVAESDLVIGAVLIPGAKAPKLVTDAMVQAMTPGSVIVDVAIDQGGIFETADHISTHDQPTYVKHGVVHYAVANMPGAVPRTSTIALTNTTIPYAVQIANKGALNAVQENPALAEGVNTLNGHVTYEAVARDLGYSYKPLKDAIVLPLQQA; from the coding sequence ATGCGGATAGGAATACCTAAAGAAATTAAAAACAACGAAAACCGAGTTGCCATCACTCCAGCTGGCGTGTTAACCTTCATAAACGCTGGCCACGAGGTAATGATTGAGTCATCAGCCGGTGTTGGCAGCGGCTTTTCAGATGCTGATTACGAAGCCGCAGGAGCAGTCATTACGAATGCTCAAGAGGTTTGGACTAAAGCTGAGATGGTCATGAAAGTCAAAGAACCGATTCAAGAAGAATATCAGTATTTCCGCCCTGGTCTTATTCTTTTCACATATTTGCATTTAGCTGCGGAACCTGCCCTAACTAAAGCGTTAGTCGATAACCAAGTCTTTTCAATCGCCTATGAGACTGTAAAGAGCGGCAACAAGCTGCCACTTCTGACCCCTATGAGCGAGGTTGCTGGAAGGATGGCTGCACAAATTGGCGCACATTTCCTTGAAAAGCCTGAGGGCGGCAAAGGAATTCTTCTAAGTGGAGTACCAGGCGTAAAGAGAGGGAAGGTTACAATCATCGGAGGCGGTGTTGTTGGCGTGAATGCAGCGAAAATCGCCATCGGTCTTGGTGCTGATGTCACGATTATCGACCTCAATCCAGAGCGCCTGCGCGAAATTGACGATATATTCGGAAATCAGGTCTCTACATTGATATCCAATTCACTTAATATCGCCAACGCAGTTGCTGAATCAGATCTTGTGATTGGAGCCGTATTAATTCCGGGAGCAAAGGCTCCAAAACTTGTCACAGATGCGATGGTCCAAGCTATGACGCCAGGTTCAGTTATTGTAGATGTTGCCATTGATCAAGGAGGCATATTCGAGACAGCTGATCATATTTCTACACATGACCAGCCAACTTACGTGAAGCATGGAGTCGTGCATTATGCCGTAGCTAATATGCCAGGCGCTGTTCCTCGCACATCAACGATTGCCCTGACAAACACAACGATTCCATATGCAGTTCAAATTGCTAATAAAGGGGCATTAAACGCTGTCCAAGAGAATCCTGCTCTTGCCGAAGGGGTTAATACGCTCAATGGACATGTTACGTATGAAGCTGTTGCGCGTGACTTAGGCTATTCTTATAAACCTTTAAAAGACGCCATCGTCTTACCACTACAGCAAGCATAA
- a CDS encoding thioredoxin family protein, which produces MKKVFIFSAVVILIFAVIAILTNQQKAEQTAGNPYGTDDLKSSTIDLLDDENYQNIITPDELDQKLEEEESIIVYYFSPECIHCMNTTPVLMPVAEEMDKHVYQYNLLEYENGWNEFNIQSTPTLVKYENGKETSRIVGEQPKEEFEEWFQANK; this is translated from the coding sequence ATGAAAAAAGTATTTATCTTCTCCGCTGTTGTGATTTTAATTTTCGCTGTCATCGCCATTCTTACGAACCAGCAGAAGGCAGAGCAAACTGCTGGTAACCCGTATGGCACGGATGATTTGAAATCTTCCACCATTGATTTACTCGATGATGAGAATTATCAAAACATTATCACCCCAGATGAGCTTGATCAGAAATTAGAAGAAGAGGAGTCCATCATTGTCTACTACTTCAGCCCTGAATGTATTCATTGCATGAATACTACACCGGTTCTTATGCCTGTAGCAGAGGAAATGGACAAGCATGTGTATCAATATAATTTGCTTGAATATGAGAATGGCTGGAATGAATTTAACATCCAGTCTACCCCTACTCTCGTGAAATATGAAAACGGCAAGGAAACAAGCCGGATTGTTGGAGAACAGCCGAAGGAAGAATTTGAAGAATGGTTCCAGGCAAACAAATAG
- a CDS encoding PucR family transcriptional regulator, with amino-acid sequence MEKDFHSKDYFNEVYANLDEFAEKVSLLIGCPVTIEDSNHQLLAYSTHSYIMDEARILTIMGRRVPEKVINSLWKEGIIPTLLNSSEPVIIPSKQQVGLGKRIAISIRKNENVLGFIWAALEPESELSPHALSILKLAAKEAKNQLLLVQSRLKRKEESYQEYFWKLITGHYSSEKEFRTQLANFPIILPKQHCIVVFHFEQLITAETERHIHYLINTTQKIKTIFHTIDSDKLIILVDSLTADSTHAISSFIESFIANMEERFNIKVPIGGFGRSYHQLIDAQKSYTEAMMVISLKKRYKQELGLIFDYEHLGVYQYLESLSHQRGSLNELPAGLTILKEYDLKHQTNLFHTLETFLSCNSDPNETSSILHIHTNTLSYRLKRISEISGYNLKDMNMRAYLYIEFKLAKFD; translated from the coding sequence ATGGAAAAAGATTTTCATTCAAAGGATTATTTCAATGAAGTGTACGCGAACTTGGATGAATTCGCAGAAAAAGTCAGCCTGCTCATTGGATGCCCCGTTACAATAGAAGACTCAAACCACCAGCTTCTCGCTTACAGTACCCATAGCTATATAATGGACGAAGCCAGAATTCTCACCATAATGGGCAGAAGGGTTCCGGAAAAAGTCATCAATTCACTCTGGAAAGAAGGCATAATTCCCACCCTCCTCAACAGCAGCGAGCCCGTTATCATCCCTTCTAAACAACAGGTTGGCCTTGGCAAAAGGATAGCGATTTCTATCCGCAAAAATGAGAATGTGCTCGGTTTTATTTGGGCTGCCTTAGAGCCCGAGTCAGAACTTTCTCCGCATGCCCTCTCCATTCTTAAATTAGCTGCTAAAGAAGCTAAAAATCAGTTATTGCTCGTTCAATCTCGCCTTAAACGCAAAGAAGAAAGCTACCAAGAATATTTCTGGAAACTCATCACTGGTCATTATAGCTCTGAAAAGGAATTCCGCACTCAATTGGCAAATTTCCCAATTATCCTTCCGAAACAGCACTGCATCGTCGTCTTTCACTTTGAACAGCTAATCACAGCTGAAACAGAAAGGCATATCCATTACTTAATTAATACAACTCAAAAGATAAAAACCATTTTCCATACGATTGATTCAGATAAATTGATTATCCTCGTTGACTCTTTAACTGCTGATTCAACACATGCAATCAGCTCCTTCATTGAATCATTTATCGCTAATATGGAGGAACGGTTCAATATCAAGGTTCCAATTGGCGGTTTCGGCAGATCCTATCACCAGCTCATTGACGCACAAAAAAGCTACACAGAGGCGATGATGGTCATCAGTCTCAAGAAACGATACAAGCAGGAACTTGGCTTAATTTTTGACTACGAGCACCTTGGCGTTTATCAGTACCTTGAGTCTCTCTCTCACCAAAGAGGCAGCCTGAATGAATTGCCTGCAGGACTTACTATACTAAAAGAATACGACCTTAAACATCAGACCAATCTCTTCCATACACTCGAGACTTTTTTAAGCTGTAATTCCGATCCAAATGAAACATCATCCATCCTTCATATCCATACAAATACTCTTTCCTACCGCTTGAAAAGAATATCCGAAATCAGCGGGTATAATCTGAAGGATATGAATATGAGAGCCTATCTGTATATCGAATTCAAGTTAGCAAAATTTGATTAA
- a CDS encoding LTA synthase family protein, which yields MRAFYNTLKKSVSGPVGFLIVAVFLFWLKTYAGYIVEFNLGISNSMQEFLLLFNPISTAVIFFGIALFAKGRKSFIWMIIINLLLSIVQYANIVYYRFFNDFITWPTLTQTSNISLDGGMLGSIAELLRIYDPLYFADTIILILLVVFKKFKPSEGRLKLRKTAAVMATGAALLVINILLAEIDRPQLLTRTFDRNYLVKYLGTYNYTIYDGLKTMKTTAQKASADSDDLVEVQNFVQANHAEPNDKYFGAAEGKNVIYIHLESFQEFLMDYQLNGEEVTPFINSMAKDKNTLYFENFYHQTGQGKTSDSEMLLENSLFGLPQGSALTTNGMNTYQSAAAILDQTKNYSSAVFHGNTGTFWNRDEVYKSWGVQNFFDSSYYDMNEEDVVSYGLKDKPFFEQSMDYLKSLPQPFYTKFITVTHHFPYTIDEEDATIGPAATGDGSVDRYFQTARYMDEAIEEFVNSLKESGLYENSILVFYGDHYGISENHNEAMAQILGKEEITEFDNAELQKVPLLIHIPGVEGGVQSQYGGQVDLLPTLLHLLGVETDDYIQLGTDLLSEDHKEIVPFRNGNFMSPTINKINGKYYDSEGNLIEETEEAVQMADYAQTVLDMSDKIIYGDLLRFYTPDGFTAVDRSKYNYNIDHDQLSNTDEKNATETK from the coding sequence ATGCGTGCATTTTACAACACACTAAAGAAGAGTGTAAGTGGACCTGTTGGTTTCCTAATTGTTGCTGTCTTCCTATTCTGGCTGAAGACGTATGCAGGCTATATTGTAGAATTCAATTTAGGAATATCCAATTCCATGCAGGAGTTTTTACTTCTGTTTAACCCGATAAGCACAGCTGTTATTTTCTTTGGTATTGCTCTATTTGCCAAAGGCAGAAAATCATTCATTTGGATGATTATCATAAATCTGCTGCTATCGATTGTACAATATGCAAATATCGTCTACTATCGCTTCTTTAACGATTTCATTACTTGGCCGACCTTAACACAAACTTCAAATATCAGCCTTGACGGAGGCATGTTGGGAAGCATCGCTGAATTGCTTCGTATATATGACCCACTGTATTTCGCAGATACCATCATCCTGATTCTTTTAGTTGTGTTCAAGAAATTCAAGCCTAGTGAAGGAAGACTAAAGCTTCGAAAGACTGCCGCTGTCATGGCGACAGGTGCAGCACTATTAGTTATCAACATTCTATTGGCAGAAATTGATCGTCCACAGCTATTAACTAGAACGTTCGACCGTAACTATCTTGTGAAATATTTAGGGACGTACAACTACACTATTTATGATGGATTGAAAACAATGAAAACAACGGCACAGAAAGCTTCTGCAGATTCAGATGATCTCGTCGAAGTTCAAAACTTCGTTCAAGCAAATCATGCAGAACCTAATGACAAGTATTTCGGTGCCGCTGAAGGAAAGAACGTCATCTATATCCATCTCGAATCTTTCCAAGAGTTCCTGATGGATTATCAATTAAACGGCGAGGAAGTTACACCTTTTATTAACTCCATGGCCAAAGACAAAAACACCTTGTATTTCGAGAACTTTTATCATCAAACAGGACAAGGAAAGACTTCTGACTCAGAGATGCTGCTTGAGAACTCCTTATTCGGATTGCCTCAAGGTTCTGCTCTGACAACAAACGGCATGAACACATACCAGTCTGCCGCAGCTATTTTGGATCAAACGAAAAATTACTCATCTGCCGTTTTCCACGGCAACACGGGAACATTCTGGAACCGGGATGAGGTGTATAAATCATGGGGTGTCCAAAACTTCTTTGATTCCAGCTATTATGATATGAACGAAGAAGATGTGGTAAGCTACGGATTGAAGGATAAACCATTCTTTGAACAATCCATGGATTATTTAAAGTCACTACCACAGCCGTTCTACACAAAGTTTATTACGGTAACTCATCACTTCCCTTATACGATTGATGAGGAGGATGCGACAATCGGGCCTGCAGCAACTGGTGACGGTTCCGTAGACCGATACTTCCAAACAGCTCGCTATATGGACGAAGCCATTGAGGAATTCGTTAATAGCTTAAAAGAATCCGGATTATATGAGAATTCCATTCTTGTGTTCTACGGTGACCACTATGGAATTTCTGAAAACCACAATGAAGCGATGGCTCAAATTCTAGGCAAGGAAGAAATCACTGAGTTTGACAATGCTGAGCTTCAAAAGGTTCCGCTTCTTATCCACATTCCTGGTGTAGAAGGCGGTGTTCAATCACAATATGGCGGTCAAGTGGATCTGCTTCCAACACTGTTGCATCTGCTTGGTGTTGAAACAGATGATTATATTCAATTAGGCACTGACCTATTATCTGAAGACCATAAAGAAATCGTGCCATTCCGTAACGGAAACTTCATGAGCCCGACGATTAATAAAATTAACGGCAAGTATTATGATTCGGAAGGTAATCTGATTGAAGAGACGGAAGAAGCGGTCCAAATGGCCGATTATGCACAGACCGTACTTGATATGTCAGATAAGATTATTTATGGAGATCTGCTAAGATTCTACACTCCTGATGGTTTCACGGCTGTAGATAGATCCAAATATAATTATAATATTGACCATGATCAATTAAGTAATACAGACGAGAAGAACGCGACAGAAACCAAATAA
- a CDS encoding sulfite oxidase has product MPERKFTVKPSLTTRGLSPENQETPLEYLQTDAMNNYQFFRRNHFDYPSLNQANYRLLFGGLIKRPLSLSLQDLSRFPAKTLKVALECAGNKRGHFEPKTYGEQWGKGAISQGYWRGVPLAHILDLTGFSSHAAEVVVKGYDHGVRKGSEKNETYARSLPLEKALHLDTIIAFEYNGQPLSYKHGYPLRLIVPGWYAMASVKWVRQISVIGTSFKGAFQTNDYMYYPSQETDEGAFPVTELNVNSTIQTPLDMEVLDGSRHCIRGIAWTGKGMITRVEISLDNGESWLDADFHPPASSYEWVSWQYVWNPGKSGEYSILSRATDSIGRTQVRKAFWNRKGYGYNAMDHVRVFVY; this is encoded by the coding sequence ATGCCTGAAAGAAAATTCACAGTGAAGCCGTCCTTAACGACTAGAGGCTTATCGCCAGAGAATCAGGAAACCCCGCTGGAATACCTGCAGACAGATGCTATGAATAATTATCAGTTCTTCCGGCGTAATCATTTTGATTATCCTTCCTTAAATCAAGCGAATTATCGTTTGCTTTTTGGCGGTTTGATAAAGCGTCCGCTAAGCCTGTCTTTGCAGGACCTCTCTCGCTTTCCTGCCAAAACATTGAAGGTCGCGCTCGAGTGTGCAGGGAATAAAAGGGGGCATTTTGAACCAAAAACATATGGAGAGCAATGGGGTAAGGGGGCCATTAGCCAAGGATATTGGCGAGGAGTACCTTTAGCCCATATTCTTGATCTTACTGGGTTCAGCAGTCATGCGGCAGAGGTTGTGGTGAAGGGGTATGATCATGGGGTAAGAAAGGGCTCAGAGAAAAACGAAACTTATGCCCGGAGTTTGCCGCTTGAGAAAGCTCTTCATTTGGATACGATAATCGCCTTTGAATACAATGGGCAGCCGCTTTCCTATAAGCATGGTTATCCATTGAGGCTGATTGTCCCTGGATGGTATGCAATGGCCTCCGTTAAATGGGTGAGACAGATCAGCGTGATAGGCACATCTTTTAAGGGAGCATTTCAAACAAATGATTATATGTATTATCCTAGTCAGGAAACAGATGAGGGGGCCTTTCCCGTTACCGAACTGAATGTCAACTCTACTATACAAACTCCGCTCGATATGGAAGTGCTTGATGGCAGCAGGCATTGCATTAGGGGGATTGCCTGGACAGGAAAAGGGATGATTACACGTGTAGAAATCAGTTTGGACAATGGGGAAAGCTGGCTCGATGCGGATTTCCATCCACCCGCCTCATCATATGAGTGGGTCTCATGGCAATATGTATGGAATCCAGGCAAGTCTGGAGAGTATTCAATCCTCTCCAGGGCGACAGACTCAATTGGGAGGACCCAAGTGCGGAAGGCATTTTGGAACCGGAAAGGATATGGATATAATGCGATGGATCACGTGAGGGTGTTCGTTTATTAG
- a CDS encoding RluA family pseudouridine synthase, translated as MLKINKNDKYANITVPNKWVGRTIEDLLKTELHVPKKMLHHWRMNKSLYYKEETLPWSVKVTPGDTLSIPIYEEEDNPIPSLDLPLDILYEDEDILVINKPAGLNTHPVNHEDTQTLTNAVSHYFLVNSIKTKPRHIHRLDKDTSGAILFAKHAYAGAILDEALADGQIKRTYAALVCGIMKKDYGTVNAPIGRDRHTAGRMRVSQSGKNAITHYRVDNRIMRANRTLVSCRLETGRTHQIRVHMSHIGHPLVNDVLYGGKKDSHMKGQALHAYKLNFLQPLTKERLQVECPIPWSL; from the coding sequence ATGCTCAAAATAAATAAAAATGACAAATATGCAAATATTACGGTACCCAACAAATGGGTTGGCAGAACAATTGAAGATCTGCTAAAAACAGAATTGCATGTGCCAAAAAAAATGCTTCATCATTGGCGTATGAATAAGAGCCTATATTATAAGGAAGAAACTCTCCCCTGGAGTGTAAAAGTGACGCCAGGCGACACTCTCTCCATCCCGATTTATGAGGAGGAGGATAACCCGATTCCATCTTTAGACCTGCCCCTGGATATTCTTTATGAGGATGAGGATATTCTTGTAATCAATAAACCGGCAGGCCTAAATACACATCCGGTAAATCATGAGGATACACAAACTCTGACTAATGCTGTATCCCATTACTTTTTGGTTAACAGCATAAAAACAAAGCCCCGGCATATCCATCGCCTGGATAAGGATACGTCCGGCGCTATCCTCTTCGCCAAGCACGCCTATGCAGGGGCCATATTAGACGAGGCATTGGCTGACGGACAGATTAAGCGAACCTACGCGGCGCTTGTATGCGGAATTATGAAAAAGGATTACGGGACAGTGAACGCGCCTATTGGGCGGGACCGGCATACAGCAGGGAGAATGCGTGTCTCTCAAAGCGGAAAAAATGCAATCACCCATTACAGGGTGGACAACCGGATTATGCGCGCTAATCGCACACTCGTTTCCTGCCGCTTGGAAACAGGACGGACCCATCAAATACGTGTTCATATGAGCCATATAGGACATCCGCTCGTTAACGATGTTCTTTATGGAGGGAAGAAAGATTCACATATGAAAGGACAGGCCCTCCATGCATACAAGCTTAATTTCCTACAGCCATTGACGAAGGAACGCCTTCAGGTGGAGTGCCCGATCCCTTGGTCTTTATAA
- a CDS encoding DUF5365 family protein, with the protein MKIMQGSLPLQEKEMRRSVYKLYEEVFPCYFSDAVIKELKKNRVLALPDANSHGGTLKGAFEIMACLQTITIILEERKTSEEAIGLFNRNSRMLNELGVFFPLNHEQFFMDDKQLELPLQPAQAANVYLI; encoded by the coding sequence ATGAAGATTATGCAAGGTTCACTCCCGTTGCAGGAAAAAGAAATGCGTCGTTCTGTTTACAAGTTGTATGAGGAAGTTTTCCCTTGTTATTTCTCCGATGCTGTTATTAAAGAACTTAAGAAGAACCGTGTTCTCGCATTGCCGGACGCGAACTCACATGGGGGCACCTTAAAAGGGGCCTTTGAGATCATGGCTTGCCTTCAAACGATTACTATTATTCTTGAGGAGCGCAAGACAAGCGAAGAAGCGATTGGGCTGTTCAACAGGAATTCACGGATGCTTAACGAGCTTGGCGTGTTCTTCCCATTAAATCATGAGCAATTCTTTATGGATGACAAACAATTGGAATTGCCATTGCAGCCTGCACAGGCAGCCAATGTGTATCTAATCTAG